TAAAGGTCTTATACAGACGATGGTTGATGCTGGAAGGTACAGTCAGGCTAAAAAGAAATATGATGAGATTATAAAATTGTATGAAGAAAATGGTTTAAGGGTACATCCAGAACTTGAGGGGATGGCTAATAATCTTAATGCGAATAGGAGTGAATCTCTTCAGGATGTTTTAGATGAAATAAATAATAGCAATCGTAAGGGTCTGGCTTATTTAACAGACTCGGATAATTTTATTAGATTATATAATTTAGAAAAACATAGAACAGAGAGAACCGGGATACCCAGGATGGTAGTTCATATTAGGCTGGTCTCTGAAAATGGATTTGAAGATACTGAAAAATTAGAGGATAAAATGCTTGATCTTTTAATTCGCCATTTAAGGAGTGGCGATATTGTTTGCCGCTGGGATGAGAATCATTTTATTATTCTTTTATTGGATATAGAGAATAAGGATGTTGATACTGTGATTGCTCGGATTGAAAATGCTTTTATTGCCAGGTATGGAATACCAGAGGGTGTAAGGCTGGAGGAAAGAAGTTTTAAGCTAGGGGATTAAATTTTTAATTTAATATTGTGGCTGCAGAGTCTGTAGGATTAATTTCCTGCAGACTCTTTTTTTTATGCAATAAATTTTTATGTCATTCTAGAATCATTCACTTTTTCCGCTTGAATATATATAATTCAATTATAAATATAAATAAATTTGGCTCTCTTATAAATGGGGTGTAAAAATGGAGAAAGCTACTTTGAAAGAAATAAAACCTATCATGGAGAAGCTGAATACCAGGAAGGATAACAATGTCTATATTTCTGATATAGATACTTTTAAGATGGCTTATAACCTCGAAAAGAAAAGGGCAAAAAGGAGTAGGCCATCAGCATACTTGCTGTACTTAAGAGTTATTGGAGAAGGTTTGAGCGAGGATGAATTGGAAATGATTTCAGATAGAATTATATCTATTTTAAATAATAAATTGCGTTCCGGTGATGTAGCATCTAAATATGAAGTTAATAATTTTTTGATTTTAGTTAATAATACAGAAGAGAAAAAGATGAAGTTATTAATCGAAAGGATTAATTACTTTTTTTATAATAAATCTAATTTGAAACAGCGGTCTCCCTGGATTGAAATATTTAAAAAGAGTGGACTTGTTTGGGATTATAAAAAGATAAAATCTGAAATGAATAGATGAATTCAGGGGAAAGTAGAGTAGATCTTTTAATTTAAAGAGGAGGCGAGTAAATTGAAGAAAAAACATGTTAGTGTCTTAATTATTGCATTGGTGGCCTTTTTGATTTTTGGCGGTCAGGCAAATGCTCAAATACTTGTTACAGATTATGGTCAGATAATTCCTTATTTCGGAGTCAGTTATAATACCTTTGATCTTAATTCTGAAGATTTTACTTTTCTGTTGATGGATAAGTTTTATGATGATATTGAAGATTTGGATGAGTTTGGTGATTATTATGATATTGATCAGACAGTTAATAGTGGTATTGGTCTTTATGTAGGTGCTCTTCACTGGTTTGATGCTGAAGAGTATGAGAATATGGCTTTAGGTGCTGAATTTGATTGGATTAATACAGTTGAGATGAGCAAAGATGATGTAAGTATTACAGTGTCAAACATGGGTTTTTTGTTTAATAAAGCTTATAGGTTTGAGGATTCTGAAAATAAATTTCCTGGATATATTGACTTTATTAGTGGTATTGGAGTATATAGATCGAGTTTTACTATGAGAGATAGAGTTGGAGATTTTTATTATGAAGATACTTTCTGGGTACCTGGGGGAAAATTTGCTCTGCAAGGCGCTTATCTTTTTGAAGAACAGGATATAAGCCTGGGAGGAAGAGTAGGATTCCGTTATGGTCGCGCCAGTAGCGAAGGAAATTTAACCTATACAGATAATGGTTTTGAAGTTGGTTTACAGGTGAGTTTTAGGTTTTAATTAAAAGAGAATGGAGGAGATTATTTTGAAAAAATATAAATTAGTTATTTTTATGGCTTCGTTGGTTCTTATAGTCGCTGTACTGGCTGGTTGTACCTCAAGTAACCCTGTTGCTGAGGAGCTTGCTAAGCAGAGGGCGGCTTTGATAATAGGAGAATTTGATGAGATTCACACTATAACTGTAAATGGAACTGAGATTAATCCAGATGAAGATGGTAATTGGAAAGATTTATTTGAGGTTGGTAGTGAAGTCAGATTAGTTGTTGATCCAGCTCCTGGCTGGGAGTTTCTTGGTTGGGATTTTGATGAGAATGCCAATGAGTTAGAAACAACAATAGTAATGTTTGATGATAATACAAGGATTACACCTACTTTTAATGATGGACTTGTTGATGTTGGTGCTGAAGGTTTGGATATGGAAATGGAAACTCAGCCTGGTAATACAGTTGTTGGAGAAAATATTGAAGGTCCACCGGCTGTAATTATAAGTAATAATCAGGGACCAGTTGAAGGTGTTGAAGTTACAGTGAGTATTGAATCTGATCTTGATTTAGATGGTACAATGGTTCAGACCACTGATGAAAATGGTATCGCAACCTTTGATGACCTGGTTATTGATCAGGTTGGTGAAGGGTATGTGTTAGTTTTTGAGGCAGAATTTGCTGATATTCCTTTGAGAGTTGACTCTGAGGCTTTTGATGTGGTAGAGGAAGAATTAGATGTATATACTTTGACCATGGAAGAGCCTAAAGGGGAAGGTACAGTAACTCCTGATGTTGGAGACCATGAATTTAATGATGGTACGGTAGTAGAATTGAAGGCTGTGCCGTCTCGTGGAGAATTTGATGGCGTTTTTGCTAGTAATGAAGATCAGGGGAATGTAGAATCTAATGAAATACGTATCCCAATGTGGAGGTTTAGCCACTGGGAAGGCGATGTTGAAAATAGAGAATCAGCTGAAACGACAATAACTATGGATGCCGATAAAACTGTAAGAGCAATTT
The Halonatronomonas betaini genome window above contains:
- a CDS encoding InlB B-repeat-containing protein; protein product: MKKYKLVIFMASLVLIVAVLAGCTSSNPVAEELAKQRAALIIGEFDEIHTITVNGTEINPDEDGNWKDLFEVGSEVRLVVDPAPGWEFLGWDFDENANELETTIVMFDDNTRITPTFNDGLVDVGAEGLDMEMETQPGNTVVGENIEGPPAVIISNNQGPVEGVEVTVSIESDLDLDGTMVQTTDENGIATFDDLVIDQVGEGYVLVFEAEFADIPLRVDSEAFDVVEEELDVYTLTMEEPKGEGTVTPDVGDHEFNDGTVVELKAVPSRGEFDGVFASNEDQGNVESNEIRIPMWRFSHWEGDVENRESAETTITMDADKTVRAIFVEDEEIVDPETFDVTFVVVDGDGNPIAGAEVELGPLTPQTTGEDGKTVFANVP